CAGCCTATAggttcaatttctttttctttttctttgtctgcaATGCTGGGACATCTGTTCCTCGTGTTAATTCTTGAATTTTTACTCTTCGTTTCCTTTCTTCCTCAGccttcctctcttctgtttctGCCTCTGTATCTAACTGTAATTAGACAAGCAAAGATAAATACAAAGTTTGAAAAATCAATAACATATGATATGCATTCACCTAAATCTCAATAACTACGATGATTAATCTGAAAATAATATAATCTAACAATAATTTTGTTAAGTTATATCATGCATATCTTTCTTTTACTCAAAACAACGTGAAAAATATTTCATCTTCGCCAAACATCTCTACTGACCATCTCTGTTAATTACTGAATCCCAAAACCAACCCTCAAAAATATTTCACCGAGATATCTACACAAAGGTTTGGTTGTCATCAACCACTCATAGTTTGTTCTGATATGAAATAAGAatgtttttaaaacaaaaaaatccatGCAAACAAAAGACTTTAAATATGGCATTATGGGTGCCGCACAAGTGCCAAAATTATTTTTCTAGAGAACAGCTTTTCCATATCTCTAGGATCATATTCAATccagtgtggagtactgctcccaTATTTGGATTGGTTCTTCCACTTTTCTCTTATCAACTCAAATGCCATCGCTTCTCTTCAAGCATCCCTTTCATTCAACCATAATGTTACTGCCCTCCCTCAGTTCTACAGCTATCATTTTGGTGACTGCTCTCATGAGCAGTCCATGTGTGTCCCACTCCATAAGGCCCTGATCTCCTATTTCTATTCCCCCTTTCTGAGTCTGGTATACAAACACCCTAAGTACTCAAAATgatcttcattcttttttcagttttttctttcactagagATCACTAAATCCCCGGAAGGTTTTTGCCTGTACCTGTGTAACaacaaagagaaataaagaaagagagatgagAGTTATGAAAAAGACATGTGACAGAAAATGAGACCTTCTCTGGTTGCAGACATTTACTCTGCACCCTAATGCAGAGAACTTGAAATATGTATGTCACTGCTCCTGTTCAATCAATGCATGTGAACCttacagcaaaaaaaaacaataactcATACAAGGCTCCTACTCCAAAAAACAACTTTATTTGGGTTGCCAATCATATCCCTCAGAATATAAATAAAAGAATGGCTGGAGTGCCGTCAAAAAAGTCCCAAACACAGAAAGGTCTGGGAAAGCATAAACACATCCTCTGGGAAGTGGGTTTCGTTGATGCCTGCATCTTTTAAGTTTCCTCAGTCAAAGTCTCTCAGACTAATCAAACAACAGTAATCAGCAACACTAAAGATACCAACAAATTAAGTAAAAAAGACTACTGTAAGGTACATATGGAGTCTAAGACATTAGCTTTTCTATCACTAGACTACATCTAAACACTGCTCAAACTAAGACAGGTATATATCTGCTGGTCAGTATTACAGATTTATTGACCTTTTGTCCACTCTTGGTTTAATAAAGAAATTTAGCTGAACTATGTTTGGGAGTATATGAGCCCAATGGTAGGTAAGAGCCACATTCATTTGGAGTTAGGAAGGGGTAATTCTTAGCTGATGCATTACGTATAACTTAAACATACTTTGCAGAATCAGGACTCATAAATGTTGTCTATAATACATAAGACAGTATGATACTTGGTGATATgtcagcagggaaatgatgcaatcATTTGGCATGAGAACTGATGATGATGCAACCTTGGTgaggatgacttttcacttgtggtattACCACAAACAGGATATGTTCCAGGACAGGAGCTGAAAACTATCAATCTAAAATGCCTAAATACCTCTACAGAAAATATCATGAGAGACAAACTatttgaaaagtaaaaactggtaTGAAAGGAAGTTCAGTCAAGAAGTACTCACTTACCTTTATACATAGTGTCAATCCTTcagtgaaactgaaaaaaaaaattagttacaTGGGCAGCTTACCTCTCCTGTATCTGTGTCTTTCTGATTTCCTTTCCTAGAATCAATGGGTAAATTCTTCCCAGTTTTTGGTGCTGAAGCATCTCCATTATTCTCAGAGGTGTGACTCCTGAAAGTTTTCAACAATCTTTCACTAGTCATTATGGATATCAACATATGACATGTATGAAGTTTTCATTTCCAAATGAAAAGTCAATACTTTCATCACCCTGAGGTCTAAAATCCTGGGATGCCTGGACATTTGCTTATGGATTTTAGAAAATGGTCTAAGTGAGCAAAAAGCCTTCACTACTATTTTGTCAAACCATGTCTACACACTGCTAGCATAAGAATAAATGTATGCAATCAGGCCAATCCAACttggatgagaaaaaagatctTACTCAATTAGAAATAGCTAATCACAGTTTCTACAGAATGGTTCTCTTAACAGCCCCAGAACCAAGCCTCTTGGAATGCCACtagttatttgtttgtttgtgtatttgcAAGATGGAGAGAGTACCAGCTTATGATGTGAGCTCCCATGAGGCAAAGCTAAGGTATAGCACTCACTGCATGCGCGACCTGTTAATGCAGTTATTCTCTGCCACACATACTGCTTGATCTACAACCTTAGATTCATCTGGAATGGCTTTCAGCCAACTGTCCCATCTTTTTGAAGGGTGTTGAGTGGATCAGTAgggccatggtggtggtgtaaaAATTGAAGGTTAATCAAAACAAAAAGGATACTTGCTTAACATTAGCGAGATGTTTCATGATTTGTGGGTAGTTCACAAGGTGATCCTGCAGCACTGTCCATGCTCCACTGACTAAAACCGTCTCAACGGCAGATTCAATAAAATTATCTTTACTTTTAGTGGTCTTGCTTGATTTATCTGTAATGACCAATGACAGTGAATGTAACAGTAATCATACTTCTCATAATACACAAGTTATGTAAGATGGATGTTGAGCCACTAAAGTGATACCACATAATAAAAAAGTTATCTCTGATACCATACAATAAAAAGTTATCTCTATCATTATTTGCATCCCAAAAAACATCTCAAGAAGCAGTTCTTCCGGTAGCATTAATTTGTCAGTCTACGGCTCACAGCAACAAAAACATTGCCCAGTCTGTATCGTGGGGTTCCATAAACTACAATTCATCCTATATTCTAACTTGCTGGGTGGTGTAATTATCATGTACATAAAAAGACAACACCACTCATTTCATATCCTCAGTTTCTCCTCTGTTGCTCTGCAGAACCTTCCTAGGTGAAAATAACTATGCATATAATGCTTTGTTAAACAAATTTCAAGTCTTGAATGAAAGGATACTAACACTAAAGACTCGGGATGCTGAAGTCACATGCTTTCATATATGCCTtgcaacaaaataaataaaatgagaaaCTGTGGGGAGTTATTCACAGATGCTATTTATACCTATTAGCTAACTAGGGAGTAAATACTCTTATGATTTCTTAAATACTCACTAGAGGAGGATTTGTTTTCTGGGAGAAGTTCTTCTAACAGTCGCCGTTTCTGTTCCACCTCAGCTGTGAGGTGCTTCACTCTCAAACCCAGATGCTGAACTTGGACCATCAAGGGTGTCACCCAGTGATGACCAAACTACAGCAGAAGTACCAATAACATGTAGTTAATACATgctattgtacaaatgcaaaggggataaaggtgaatattcaaactacagaggtataagtttgttgagtattcatggaacattgtatgggagggtactgattgagagggtgaaggtatgtacagagcatcagattgcagatgagcagcatggtttcagaagtggcaaaggatgtgtggatcgggtgttcgctttgaagaatgtgtgtgagaaatacttggaaaaacagatggatttgtatgtaatatttgtgaatctggagaaggcgtgtgagagtgttgatagatatgctttgtggaaggttttaagagtatatagtgtggaaggtaagctgctaaaagtagtgaaaagttttaaaaaggatgtaaggcatgtgtacaagtaggaagagaggagagagactggttcccagtgaatgtcagtctgtggcaggggtgtgtgatgttgccatggttgtttaatttgtttatggatgggttggttagggaggtaaatgcaagagttatggagagaggggtgagtatgcagtctgttggggatgatagggcctaggaagtgagtcagttgttgttttccaACGATGCagctatggtggctgatttgggtgtgaaactgcagaagttggtgactgagtttggaaaagtatgtgaaaggagaaagttgagagtaaatgtgaataagagcaaggttattaggttcagtaagattgagggacaagttaattgggatgtacttttgaatggagaaaaattggaggaagtgaagtgttttagatatctgggagtgggctttgcagcaaatggaaccatggaagtgaaagtgagtcacaggatgggggagtgggcaaaggttctgggagcaatgaaaaatgtgtgaaaggagagaacattatcttggagagcaaaaatgggtatgtttgaaggaatagtagttccaacaatgttatatggttgcgaggcatgggctatagatatggttgtatggaggagggtggatgtgttggaaacgaaatgtttaagggcaatatgtggtgtgaggtggtttgactgagtaagtaatgaaagggtaagagagatgtgctgaaataaaaagtgtggttgagaaaaaagagagggtgtgttgaaatggtttggacatatggagagaatgagtgaggaaagactgacaaagaggatatatgtgtcagaggtggagggaacaagaagaagtgggagacccaattggaggtggaaggatggagtggaaaagattttgtgcgattagggcctgaacatacaggagggagagaagcatgcaaggaacagagtgaattggaacaatgtggtatactggggttgacgtgctggcaatggactaaaccaggacatgtgaaatgtctagggtaaaccatggaaaggtcagtggggcctggaagtagaaacggaactgtggttttggtgcactacacatgacagcttgaaactaagtgtgaacgaacgtggtctttttttgtctgttttcctggcagtgcctcgctgaagcaggggctagcaatgctgtttcctgtgggatggggtagcaccttgaatggatgaaggcaagcaagtgtgaatatgtacatgtgtatacatgtacatgactgcgtatgtgcatgtatatgttgatatatttatgtatatgtatgtatacgagtacgtatgggtgtttatgtatatatgtgtgtgtgtgtgtgtgtgtgtatgagtggatgggccattctttcttcatctgtttcctggcagtacctcactgacatgggaaacagcaatcaagtataataaataaatatataatgtatacctGCTTGAAGTTACTTtgtgagtgaaaaatcacctttggcaaggctgtacaaTCTCATCAAGGAACCTATATTCCCATGCCACTGGAAGTAACAAAACTTTGGGATGCAGGAGCCTTTACAAAGGGCCTGGGTAACAACTGGAATTTTTGACAGAAATAGTTCCTGGAGTAATCATATATGAATTAATATATCAA
This Panulirus ornatus isolate Po-2019 chromosome 37, ASM3632096v1, whole genome shotgun sequence DNA region includes the following protein-coding sequences:
- the LOC139760654 gene encoding uncharacterized protein isoform X8 is translated as MASIEIWKPLEEATWYALPGMGPQWMGKSYASNQGYMIMLSDGCCLWGENRGAKYILDKAEDWAPCIEAGIKEVSSLVLVELTKLNVKTGWTGDRQNVNIIVSSRLNDMSYRWEFKLDRLSDELFGHHWVTPLMVQVQHLGLRVKHLTAEVEQKRRLLEELLPENKSSSNKSSKTTKSKDNFIESAVETVLVSGAWTVLQDHLVNYPQIMKHLANVKSHTSENNGDASAPKTGKNLPIDSRKGNQKDTDTGELDTEAETEERKAEEERKRRVKIQELTRGTDVPALQTKKKKKKLNL
- the LOC139760654 gene encoding uncharacterized protein isoform X4, producing MLSMASIEIWKPLEEATWYALPGMGPQWMGKSYASNQGYMIMLSDGCCLWGENRGAKYILDKAEDWAPCIEAGIKEVSSLVLVELTKLNVKTGWTGDRQNVNIIVSSRLNDMSYRWEFKLDRLSDELFGHHWVTPLMVQVQHLGLRVKHLTAEVEQKRRLLEELLPENKSSSNKSSKTTKSKDNFIESAVETVLVSGAWTVLQDHLVNYPQIMKHLANVKSHTSENNGDASAPKTGKNLPIDSRKGNQKDTDTGELDTEAETEERKAEEERKRRVKIQELTRGTDVPALQTKKKKKKLNL
- the LOC139760654 gene encoding uncharacterized protein isoform X7; this translates as MASIEIWKPLEEATWYALPSMGPQWMGKSYASNQGYMIMLSDGCCLWGENRGAKYILDKAEDWAPCIEAGIKEVSSLVLVELTKLNVKTGWTGDRQNVNIIVSSRLNDMSYRWEFKLDRLSDELFGHHWVTPLMVQVQHLGLRVKHLTAEVEQKRRLLEELLPENKSSSNKSSKTTKSKDNFIESAVETVLVSGAWTVLQDHLVNYPQIMKHLANVKSHTSENNGDASAPKTGKNLPIDSRKGNQKDTDTGELDTEAETEERKAEEERKRRVKIQELTRGTDVPALQTKKKKKKLNL
- the LOC139760654 gene encoding uncharacterized protein isoform X2; its protein translation is MLSMASIEIWKPLEEATWYALPSMGPQWMGKSYASNQGYMIMLSDGCCLWGENRGAKYILDKAEDWAPCIEAGIKEVSSLVLVELTKLNVKTGWTGDRQNVNIIVSSRLNDMSYRWEFKLDRLSDELFGHHWVTPLMVQVQHLGLRVKHLTAEVEQKRRLLEELLPENKSSSNKSSKTTKSKDNFIESAVETVLVSGAWTVLQDHLVNYPQIMKHLANVKSHTSENNGDASAPKTGKNLPIDSRKGNQKDTDTGELDTEAETEERKAEEERKRRVKIQELTRGTDVPALQTKKKKKKLNL
- the LOC139760654 gene encoding uncharacterized protein isoform X3, with the translated sequence MFGMASIEIWKPLEEATWYALPSMGPQWMGKSYASNQGYMIMLSDGCCLWGENRGAKYILDKAEDWAPCIEAGIKEVSSLVLVELTKLNVKTGWTGDRQNVNIIVSSRLNDMSYRWEFKLDRLSDELFGHHWVTPLMVQVQHLGLRVKHLTAEVEQKRRLLEELLPENKSSSNKSSKTTKSKDNFIESAVETVLVSGAWTVLQDHLVNYPQIMKHLANVKSHTSENNGDASAPKTGKNLPIDSRKGNQKDTDTGELDTEAETEERKAEEERKRRVKIQELTRGTDVPALQTKKKKKKLNL
- the LOC139760654 gene encoding uncharacterized protein isoform X6, with the translated sequence MFGMASIEIWKPLEEATWYALPGMGPQWMGKSYASNQGYMIMLSDGCCLWGENRGAKYILDKAEDWAPCIEAGIKEVSSLVLVELTKLNVKTGWTGDRQNVNIIVSSRLNDMSYRWEFKLDRLSDELFGHHWVTPLMVQVQHLGLRVKHLTAEVEQKRRLLEELLPENKSSSNKSSKTTKSKDNFIESAVETVLVSGAWTVLQDHLVNYPQIMKHLANVKSHTSENNGDASAPKTGKNLPIDSRKGNQKDTDTGELDTEAETEERKAEEERKRRVKIQELTRGTDVPALQTKKKKKKLNL
- the LOC139760654 gene encoding uncharacterized protein isoform X1, which codes for MMTNDGVKYILYTIPGIHRIIKQNDRKNQTNTRCMASIEIWKPLEEATWYALPGMGPQWMGKSYASNQGYMIMLSDGCCLWGENRGAKYILDKAEDWAPCIEAGIKEVSSLVLVELTKLNVKTGWTGDRQNVNIIVSSRLNDMSYRWEFKLDRLSDELFGHHWVTPLMVQVQHLGLRVKHLTAEVEQKRRLLEELLPENKSSSNKSSKTTKSKDNFIESAVETVLVSGAWTVLQDHLVNYPQIMKHLANVKSHTSENNGDASAPKTGKNLPIDSRKGNQKDTDTGELDTEAETEERKAEEERKRRVKIQELTRGTDVPALQTKKKKKKLNL